From the Actinomycetota bacterium genome, one window contains:
- a CDS encoding DUF3467 domain-containing protein, with protein sequence MHEDSESFNNPGPQVKVQVPADIQRGVYANMARVNHSEFEFSIDFANADFAGQDPAGNIPAVVVARIMVSHEFMPHLLDALQDNYSRYLTRRDIEGLPETERPAEGDDAH encoded by the coding sequence ATGCACGAAGACAGCGAAAGCTTCAACAATCCGGGGCCGCAGGTAAAGGTTCAGGTGCCCGCCGACATCCAGCGCGGCGTCTACGCCAACATGGCCAGAGTAAATCATTCCGAGTTCGAGTTCTCCATCGACTTCGCCAACGCCGACTTCGCCGGACAGGACCCCGCCGGCAATATTCCGGCTGTGGTCGTGGCCCGGATAATGGTCAGCCACGAGTTCATGCCCCATCTGCTCGATGCCCTGCAGGATAACTACAGCAGGTACCTTACTCGCCGTGACATAGAAGGCCTTCCCGAGACCGAAAGGCCTGCCGAGGGCGACGACGCCCATTAG
- a CDS encoding glutaredoxin family protein, producing the protein MLKHVEGDDLGGIMLYALSTCMWCRKTKQLLGDLHAAYDFIDVDLLDKAEQQAVTADIKKWNPDNTFPTVVINGETCIVGYEPDKIQAELHKWK; encoded by the coding sequence ATGTTAAAACACGTTGAAGGCGATGATCTGGGCGGCATCATGCTTTATGCGCTCAGCACCTGCATGTGGTGCCGCAAGACCAAGCAGTTGCTCGGCGACCTGCATGCCGCCTACGACTTCATCGATGTCGACCTGCTTGATAAGGCCGAGCAGCAAGCAGTTACCGCTGACATCAAGAAATGGAACCCTGACAATACCTTCCCGACCGTTGTCATCAACGGCGAGACGTGCATCGTCGGTTACGAACCTGACAAGATCCAGGCAGAGCTGCATAAATGGAAGTGA
- a CDS encoding ferredoxin:glutaredoxin reductase: MEVTEEVRSYYERLRSDAEAAGYHLNPDEEATLDLVRGLIVNEKRLSYPSCPCRLASGDIDDDLDIVCPCDYRDPDLGDYGMCYCALYVTGEILGGEKEVRPIPERRPPEEQRRSQRLDAAEKSGSGAGESAKTSLSKPVWRCRVCGYLCGRDQPPEVCPICKARKERFERFM, from the coding sequence ATGGAAGTGACCGAAGAAGTAAGGAGCTACTACGAGCGTTTGCGCAGCGACGCCGAGGCGGCGGGCTATCATCTCAACCCGGACGAAGAAGCAACCCTGGACCTGGTCCGCGGGCTGATCGTCAACGAAAAACGTCTCAGCTATCCTTCATGCCCCTGCCGACTGGCCTCCGGCGATATCGATGACGACCTCGACATCGTCTGTCCCTGCGATTACCGCGATCCCGATCTGGGCGACTATGGCATGTGCTACTGCGCCCTTTATGTGACCGGCGAGATCCTGGGCGGCGAGAAGGAGGTCCGGCCGATTCCGGAGAGGCGGCCGCCGGAAGAGCAACGCCGGAGCCAGAGGCTGGATGCTGCCGAGAAGTCCGGATCCGGCGCCGGCGAATCCGCGAAAACCTCCTTGAGCAAACCGGTATGGCGCTGCCGGGTCTGCGGCTATCTTTGCGGCCGCGATCAACCGCCTGAGGTATGTCCCATCTGCAAGGCCCGCAAGGAACGCTTCGAACGATTCATGTAG
- a CDS encoding ABC transporter ATP-binding protein, whose product MAEIEAANAVAAGNGERELIISIANLHKIYDTGEVRVHALRGIDFEVGRGEMVAVMGPSGSGKTTLLNCMSGIDEPSEGEVMIRGEALYRMRDNSRTDFRASNMGFIFQTFNLLPVLTVVENVELPALVAGIKPGEARKRALRYVEAIGLGDQAGKRPAEISGGQQQRVAIARALVNDPAIVWCDEPTGNLDSENQDQIMDLLCNLNKDHGQTFVLVTHSDEVGARADRIVHMRDGLIEHDLANGGTISPASSDNKL is encoded by the coding sequence ATGGCTGAGATCGAGGCCGCGAACGCGGTTGCTGCAGGAAACGGAGAACGCGAACTGATAATCAGCATCGCCAACCTGCACAAAATCTACGATACCGGTGAGGTCAGGGTGCACGCGCTTCGCGGCATCGACTTCGAGGTGGGCCGCGGCGAGATGGTTGCCGTCATGGGGCCCAGCGGCTCCGGAAAGACGACATTGCTAAATTGCATGTCCGGCATCGACGAGCCCTCAGAGGGTGAGGTTATGATCCGCGGAGAGGCGCTGTACCGCATGCGCGACAACAGCCGTACCGATTTCCGCGCCTCGAACATGGGCTTCATTTTCCAGACATTCAACCTGCTGCCCGTGCTGACCGTGGTCGAGAACGTCGAGCTGCCGGCGCTGGTCGCGGGCATCAAGCCCGGCGAGGCGCGCAAGCGGGCGCTCCGCTACGTCGAGGCCATCGGGCTGGGAGACCAGGCGGGCAAACGCCCCGCGGAGATCTCCGGCGGCCAGCAGCAGCGGGTCGCCATCGCCCGCGCTCTGGTCAACGATCCGGCGATCGTCTGGTGCGACGAGCCCACCGGTAATCTCGACAGCGAGAACCAGGACCAGATCATGGACCTGCTGTGCAACCTCAACAAGGATCACGGGCAGACATTCGTCCTGGTCACCCACAGCGATGAGGTAGGCGCCCGCGCCGACCGCATCGTACACATGCGCGACGGCCTCATCGAACACGATCTGGCAAACGGCGGCACCATCTCGCCGGCGTCATCCGACAACAAGCTGTAG
- a CDS encoding FtsX-like permease family protein: MEKLFGVPINNMLAGLLIVLAIGAVVIIIASLRNPVLFKMGVRNITRRPAQTTLIVLGLMLTTLLFSSALSTGDTMNYSIRKSALDQLGPIDEVVQAKAVSGQEDHMMNQTGKAQTNGEYFGPDTITRIKSAVEPAGLVDGVAPIVSENFPAVSPDSKQTLPQIRVLGVEQDYARQTEPLKTASGQELQVGSLAPGTAFLNTRAAQKLDVGPGDKVQLFSSTGPQQFTVADIYDSGGKSGEVGESMVVPAASAQQLTETPGMFNMVLISNQGGLFEGIDKTGAVTSALDPVVAGTNLEVQPVKQKALDMAEQASSSFTSIFLLFGEFSMVAGILLIFLIFVMLAAERKTELGVMRAMGSKRRDVLKVFAFEGVVYSALAAAVGAILGIVVGWAMVQILASAFGSFEEFSFSFSFNIKSLIISYSMGMIATYVIVVISAWRAGRINIVRAIRDIPEPQKSGRRKRWLAASIGMIAFGVLITIAGLKSNQAGPFMLGVSLGIVGVPFLLRYFRLPDRIAFSVAGMGLLFWWLMPEKWIHKIFWFIPEGMNAGMEMFILSGIAVVAGAIWTVMYNSDILLAAIVAVFGRIKSLPPILKISVNYPMRTRFRTGMALAMFSLIIFTMTFMAAMMLSISSLYDDIPRVSGGFDIQGMTGYANPVRDASGTIAAQGDGVSPNDFTAVGSLASAGAEIRQQGAPNQDWSQFVLQGADAGYLDNINYGFKIKDAAYKTDAEVWQAVKNQPGLAVVHTSLLPSKSNFQQGGPEVRFLMSGVYQEDSQLPDNLFIEVKDPASGKVSQLKVIGVIEPLAFYAQMGIFTSQDTIAGMSSRPVPPTSFWFKTAPGVNVGEASRGLQRTFYTNGMTTNVIEETIRSSMRAMTMINNLLTGFMGLGLVVGIAALGVIAARAVVERRQQIGMLRAIGFRRSMVQRAFLLESSFVAILGIAIGTALGLSLCYSVMDFMSGQIEGLTFKVPWTNVIFIAVLAYAASLLTTYLPARQASRVYPAEALRYE; this comes from the coding sequence ATGGAAAAGCTTTTCGGGGTACCAATAAATAACATGCTCGCCGGCCTGCTGATCGTTCTGGCGATCGGAGCCGTCGTCATCATCATCGCTTCGCTGCGCAATCCCGTCCTCTTCAAGATGGGCGTTCGCAACATCACCCGCCGGCCGGCGCAGACGACCCTGATCGTCCTGGGGCTGATGCTGACCACGCTGCTGTTCTCCTCCGCCCTCTCCACCGGCGATACCATGAACTATTCCATCCGCAAGAGCGCGCTCGACCAGCTGGGACCGATCGATGAAGTCGTCCAGGCCAAAGCTGTCTCCGGTCAGGAAGACCACATGATGAACCAGACCGGCAAGGCGCAGACCAATGGTGAGTATTTTGGTCCTGACACCATCACCAGGATCAAGAGCGCTGTTGAGCCCGCGGGCCTTGTCGATGGCGTCGCTCCCATAGTCAGTGAAAACTTTCCCGCCGTGTCGCCGGACAGCAAACAGACCTTGCCACAGATCAGGGTGCTTGGCGTCGAACAGGATTACGCGCGGCAGACCGAGCCGCTGAAGACAGCCTCAGGGCAGGAGCTCCAGGTCGGATCGCTGGCGCCCGGCACTGCCTTCCTCAACACCCGGGCCGCCCAAAAGCTTGATGTGGGCCCCGGCGACAAAGTCCAGCTGTTTTCATCAACCGGCCCGCAGCAGTTCACTGTCGCGGACATCTATGACAGCGGCGGCAAGTCGGGCGAGGTCGGCGAATCGATGGTCGTGCCGGCGGCGTCGGCGCAGCAGCTGACGGAAACGCCGGGAATGTTCAACATGGTTCTGATCTCCAACCAGGGCGGCCTGTTCGAGGGTATCGACAAGACCGGCGCCGTCACCTCGGCGCTCGACCCCGTGGTCGCCGGCACCAATCTGGAGGTCCAGCCGGTCAAGCAGAAAGCCCTGGATATGGCCGAGCAGGCCTCCAGCAGTTTCACCAGCATCTTCCTGCTCTTCGGCGAGTTCTCGATGGTGGCCGGCATCCTTTTGATCTTCCTGATATTCGTGATGCTCGCTGCCGAGCGCAAGACCGAACTCGGCGTCATGCGGGCGATGGGTTCAAAGCGCCGTGACGTCCTGAAGGTGTTCGCCTTCGAAGGAGTCGTTTACTCGGCGCTGGCGGCGGCCGTGGGCGCGATCCTGGGCATCGTCGTCGGCTGGGCCATGGTGCAGATCCTTGCCAGCGCCTTTGGCAGCTTCGAGGAATTCAGCTTTTCCTTCAGCTTTAACATCAAGAGCCTGATCATCTCTTATTCCATGGGAATGATCGCCACATATGTGATAGTCGTGATCTCAGCCTGGCGCGCGGGACGCATCAATATCGTGCGCGCCATCCGCGACATCCCCGAACCACAAAAAAGCGGTCGGCGCAAACGATGGCTGGCGGCCAGCATCGGCATGATCGCCTTTGGCGTGCTGATCACCATTGCCGGACTCAAATCGAACCAGGCAGGCCCGTTCATGCTGGGAGTCTCCCTCGGCATCGTCGGCGTTCCCTTCCTGCTGCGCTATTTCCGCCTGCCGGACCGCATCGCCTTCTCCGTCGCCGGCATGGGCCTGCTGTTCTGGTGGCTGATGCCGGAAAAATGGATCCACAAGATCTTCTGGTTCATTCCTGAGGGAATGAACGCCGGCATGGAGATGTTCATCCTGTCCGGTATCGCCGTAGTGGCGGGGGCCATCTGGACGGTCATGTACAATTCCGACATCCTGCTGGCGGCGATCGTCGCCGTCTTCGGGCGGATCAAGAGCCTGCCGCCTATACTGAAGATCTCGGTCAACTATCCGATGCGAACGCGTTTCCGCACCGGTATGGCCCTGGCGATGTTCTCACTGATCATCTTCACCATGACCTTCATGGCGGCGATGATGCTCTCGATCTCGTCGTTATATGACGACATCCCCCGTGTCTCGGGCGGTTTTGATATCCAGGGAATGACCGGCTACGCCAATCCCGTTCGCGATGCGTCCGGGACCATAGCGGCTCAGGGTGATGGCGTCAGCCCAAATGATTTCACCGCCGTCGGCAGCCTCGCTTCCGCGGGCGCCGAGATCAGACAGCAGGGAGCGCCCAACCAGGACTGGTCACAGTTCGTCTTACAGGGAGCTGACGCAGGATACCTGGATAACATCAACTACGGCTTCAAGATAAAAGACGCGGCATACAAGACCGACGCCGAGGTCTGGCAGGCGGTCAAGAACCAGCCGGGGCTGGCGGTCGTTCACACCAGCCTGCTGCCATCCAAGAGTAATTTCCAGCAGGGCGGCCCCGAGGTCCGTTTCCTGATGAGCGGTGTCTACCAGGAAGACTCGCAGCTGCCGGATAATCTGTTCATCGAGGTCAAGGACCCGGCAAGCGGCAAGGTGTCGCAGCTCAAGGTGATCGGCGTCATCGAACCGCTGGCTTTTTACGCGCAGATGGGAATCTTCACGTCTCAGGACACCATTGCGGGGATGTCGTCGCGGCCGGTCCCGCCGACTTCGTTCTGGTTCAAGACGGCGCCGGGGGTAAATGTCGGCGAGGCTTCAAGGGGACTGCAACGGACCTTTTACACCAATGGCATGACCACCAACGTCATCGAGGAGACTATCCGCTCTTCGATGCGGGCCATGACCATGATCAACAACCTGCTCACCGGCTTCATGGGGCTGGGCCTGGTTGTGGGCATCGCCGCACTTGGTGTGATCGCGGCGCGGGCGGTGGTCGAGCGACGGCAACAGATCGGCATGTTGCGCGCGATCGGCTTCAGGCGCAGCATGGTGCAGCGGGCTTTCCTGCTGGAATCGTCGTTCGTGGCTATCCTGGGCATCGCCATCGGCACCGCTCTGGGGCTTTCCTTATGCTACTCGGTGATGGATTTCATGTCGGGGCAGATCGAGGGGCTGACCTTCAAGGTGCCCTGGACCAACGTCATCTTTATCGCGGTGCTGGCCTATGCTGCTTCGCTCCTCACCACATATCTGCCGGCACGTCAGGCTTCAAGGGTTTATCCCGCCGAGGCGCTCAGGTATGAATAG
- the atpD gene encoding F0F1 ATP synthase subunit beta yields the protein MDQPNQGTVVSVRGSVVDVMFQRKLPEINHELRAGEKGEVIVEVGTHLSSRVVRGIALTPARGLPRGAPVVDTGRPLEVPVGKELLGRVFNVFGEPIDKKAPLPDMEVRPIHQEPVPLSRQSTKSEIFATGIKVIDVLAPMELGGKTGLFGGAGVGKTVLIMETIHNMASKHEGVSIFCGIGERSREGEELYREVQETGVLDNAILIFSQMNEQPGARFRVGHAALTMAEYFRDDALQDVLLLIDNVFRFIQAGAEVSGLMGQLPSRVGYQPTLATELAELEERICNTRSGAITSIQAVYVPADDFTDPAAVHTFSHLSASIVLSRQRASQGLYPAVDPLQSQSNMLNPGIVGEKHYRIARAIRRTLQEYEELKDIIAMLGLEELSQENQRTVHRARRLERFLTQPFFMTEQFTGHPGRFCDLEETLDGCQRILDDEFADYSEKALYMIGSIDEAVKPEEQDQTRS from the coding sequence ATGGATCAGCCCAACCAGGGCACCGTAGTTTCTGTCCGCGGCAGCGTTGTCGATGTGATGTTCCAGCGCAAGCTGCCGGAGATCAATCACGAGCTGCGCGCCGGTGAGAAAGGCGAGGTGATCGTCGAGGTCGGCACGCACCTGAGCTCGAGAGTCGTCCGGGGAATCGCCCTGACGCCGGCACGAGGCCTTCCCCGGGGAGCGCCGGTCGTGGATACCGGCCGGCCGCTGGAGGTGCCTGTCGGCAAGGAGCTGCTCGGCCGGGTCTTCAATGTATTCGGCGAGCCGATCGACAAGAAGGCGCCCCTGCCCGACATGGAGGTGCGCCCCATCCATCAGGAACCGGTGCCGCTGTCGCGGCAGTCGACCAAGTCGGAGATATTCGCTACGGGCATCAAGGTAATCGATGTGCTGGCGCCGATGGAGCTGGGAGGCAAGACCGGTCTCTTCGGCGGCGCCGGCGTGGGCAAGACCGTGTTGATAATGGAGACTATCCATAACATGGCCAGCAAGCACGAGGGCGTCAGCATCTTTTGCGGCATCGGCGAGCGATCGCGCGAAGGCGAGGAACTATACCGCGAGGTCCAGGAGACCGGCGTACTCGACAACGCCATCCTCATCTTCAGCCAGATGAACGAGCAGCCCGGCGCCAGGTTCCGCGTCGGCCATGCGGCGCTGACCATGGCCGAATATTTCCGCGATGACGCCCTGCAGGATGTGCTGCTGCTGATCGACAATGTCTTCCGCTTCATCCAGGCAGGCGCGGAGGTCTCAGGGCTCATGGGGCAGCTGCCCTCGCGCGTCGGCTATCAGCCCACGCTCGCGACCGAGCTGGCCGAGCTCGAAGAGCGCATCTGCAACACCCGGTCCGGAGCCATCACTTCCATCCAGGCCGTTTATGTGCCGGCGGACGATTTCACCGATCCGGCTGCGGTCCATACCTTCAGCCACCTTTCCGCCTCCATCGTGCTCTCCCGCCAGCGGGCCAGCCAGGGACTTTACCCCGCGGTCGATCCGCTGCAGTCGCAGTCGAACATGCTCAATCCAGGAATCGTCGGCGAAAAACATTACCGCATCGCGCGGGCGATCAGACGGACACTGCAGGAATACGAAGAGCTCAAGGACATAATCGCCATGCTGGGACTCGAGGAGCTGTCGCAGGAGAACCAGCGCACGGTGCACCGGGCACGCCGGCTGGAGCGCTTCCTCACCCAACCTTTTTTCATGACCGAGCAGTTCACCGGGCATCCGGGCAGGTTCTGCGACCTTGAAGAGACCCTGGACGGCTGCCAGCGGATCCTGGACGACGAGTTTGCCGACTACTCCGAGAAAGCGCTCTACATGATCGGCAGCATCGATGAGGCCGTCAAACCAGAGGAACAAGACCAGACGAGGAGTTGA
- a CDS encoding F0F1 ATP synthase subunit epsilon, with the protein MRLKVMAPAKIVADRDASKVVAKSPDGYFCLLPHHVDFVSELIPGILSLEDGDGREESFAIDEGILVKCGDEVLVATRSAYGETPGRKIDPAEAESRMAPDGEEARCREIVAGMESEFVNRFLKED; encoded by the coding sequence ATGAGACTAAAGGTGATGGCGCCGGCAAAGATCGTCGCCGACCGTGACGCCAGCAAGGTCGTGGCCAAAAGCCCGGATGGATACTTCTGCCTGCTGCCGCACCACGTCGACTTCGTCTCCGAGCTGATCCCGGGGATCCTTTCCCTGGAAGACGGGGACGGCCGTGAAGAATCCTTCGCCATCGACGAAGGCATCCTGGTCAAGTGTGGCGATGAGGTGCTCGTGGCTACGCGCAGCGCCTATGGGGAAACACCGGGGCGGAAGATCGACCCCGCCGAGGCGGAATCCCGGATGGCCCCTGACGGCGAGGAAGCCAGATGCCGCGAGATCGTAGCCGGGATGGAATCAGAATTCGTCAACCGGTTCCTGAAAGAGGATTGA
- a CDS encoding AtpZ/AtpI family protein translates to MNRPARKPDHSRFWYDFGRYNLTGWSIVLPTLGGIALGYWLDQNHPSSFSWTITLMVVGLTLGCLNAWYWISRTNRKKENGGKKTGLEGKRGNR, encoded by the coding sequence TTGAACCGGCCCGCCCGAAAACCCGACCATAGCCGTTTCTGGTATGACTTCGGCCGGTATAACCTCACCGGCTGGTCGATCGTGCTGCCGACGCTGGGAGGCATCGCCCTGGGTTACTGGCTTGACCAGAACCACCCCTCATCCTTCTCCTGGACCATCACGCTGATGGTCGTGGGACTGACCCTCGGCTGTCTCAACGCCTGGTACTGGATCTCCCGCACCAACCGCAAAAAGGAAAACGGTGGGAAAAAGACCGGCCTGGAGGGTAAAAGGGGAAACAGATGA
- a CDS encoding ATP synthase subunit I, translated as MTAVDYIFLPAVAGIGLGTIYFGGLWWTLGRIMTARNPALFTLGSYLGRLSAAFLGFYLVARAGQWQGLLVCLTSFILVRTVMIRYWGKPQLIRKDEP; from the coding sequence GTGACCGCCGTCGATTACATCTTTCTGCCGGCGGTAGCCGGCATCGGCCTGGGAACGATATATTTCGGCGGCCTCTGGTGGACCCTTGGCAGGATCATGACAGCCAGAAACCCGGCGCTGTTCACGCTCGGCAGTTATCTGGGCCGCCTCTCCGCCGCATTTCTGGGATTTTACCTGGTTGCGCGCGCCGGCCAGTGGCAAGGGCTGCTGGTCTGCCTGACGTCCTTCATCCTCGTGCGCACAGTTATGATCCGCTACTGGGGCAAGCCCCAGCTGATCCGCAAGGATGAGCCGTGA
- a CDS encoding F0F1 ATP synthase subunit A has protein sequence MNISPDSTVLWSWGPVHINLTIVFTWVVMALVVTLAWLATRNLKFHPPLSRWQNIFEAVVTVMRNHIHDILGIHIGRYLPFIGTLFLFISFSNLLIVLPGFEAPTGSLSTTLALAICVFISVPIYSISEVGVRGYLKHFIEPSPLMLPMHLLTELTRTLTLAVRLFGNIMSESMIGAAILAVVPFLLPVVMKGFGLLIGQIQAYIFVVLASIYIASASGMGEVHGSNGSVSGDGGSHRKNHSSKGVRNG, from the coding sequence ATCAACATCAGTCCCGACAGCACGGTCCTGTGGAGCTGGGGCCCGGTGCATATCAACCTGACGATCGTGTTCACCTGGGTCGTGATGGCGCTGGTGGTGACTCTGGCCTGGCTGGCCACCCGGAACCTCAAATTCCACCCGCCGCTGTCGCGCTGGCAGAACATTTTCGAAGCGGTGGTGACGGTGATGCGCAACCACATCCATGACATCCTCGGCATCCACATCGGCCGCTACCTGCCCTTCATCGGCACCCTGTTCCTCTTCATTTCTTTTTCCAACCTGCTGATCGTGCTTCCCGGTTTCGAGGCGCCGACGGGTTCGCTATCGACCACCCTGGCGCTGGCGATCTGCGTCTTCATATCGGTTCCGATCTACAGCATCTCCGAGGTCGGCGTCCGCGGCTACCTCAAGCATTTCATCGAGCCCTCGCCGCTGATGCTGCCGATGCACCTGCTCACCGAGCTCACCCGCACCCTGACGCTCGCCGTCAGGCTGTTCGGCAACATCATGAGCGAATCGATGATCGGCGCCGCGATCCTGGCGGTCGTGCCCTTTCTGCTGCCGGTGGTGATGAAGGGTTTCGGCCTGCTCATCGGCCAGATCCAGGCATATATCTTCGTGGTGCTGGCCTCCATCTATATCGCGTCCGCTTCAGGCATGGGCGAAGTTCATGGGTCAAACGGCTCCGTCAGCGGCGATGGCGGCAGCCATAGAAAAAACCATTCAAGCAAAGGAGTGAGAAATGGATAA
- a CDS encoding F0F1 ATP synthase subunit C encodes MDNATIIGLGSMGVAGLTMAIGSIGPALAEGRAVARALQSIAQQPDESDVLSRVLFVGLAMIESIAIYCFVISIILIFVNPFWNKLSTG; translated from the coding sequence ATGGATAATGCCACCATCATCGGCCTGGGATCGATGGGGGTTGCCGGCCTGACCATGGCCATCGGCTCCATCGGTCCGGCGCTCGCAGAAGGCAGGGCTGTGGCGCGAGCGCTGCAATCGATCGCGCAGCAGCCAGACGAATCGGACGTGTTGTCAAGAGTCCTGTTCGTCGGCCTGGCTATGATCGAATCGATTGCGATCTATTGTTTCGTCATCTCGATAATCCTGATTTTTGTCAATCCGTTCTGGAACAAGCTCTCGACGGGATAG
- a CDS encoding F0F1 ATP synthase subunit delta, whose protein sequence is MPLDAFTIIAQIFNFVVLMLLLRRFLYGPIVRTMDARETHITMELDEAERKECEARHEAAELKREREELEDQRGEFLTQAQMDADQKRNELVKEARDEVEARKAAWQEAIAREKESFLDNLRQRAGEQVYIITRRVLSDLANVDLEQFIIDSFLKRLRSMEDEGLDRVAAQMSELRRLEADEAEKSALPKPEAAITTAFDIDEDARRRIEQAVHERLGPNVQVRFEVTPKLICGIELKTRGYKAAWSLQDYLETLDESLSRAFTGREPEAMEAGL, encoded by the coding sequence GTGCCGCTCGACGCCTTTACAATCATCGCCCAGATCTTCAATTTCGTGGTGCTGATGCTGCTGCTGCGGCGGTTCCTGTACGGTCCCATCGTCAGGACCATGGACGCCCGCGAGACACACATCACCATGGAACTCGATGAGGCGGAACGCAAGGAGTGTGAAGCCAGGCATGAAGCTGCCGAGCTGAAGCGGGAGCGGGAAGAGCTCGAGGACCAGCGCGGCGAGTTCCTGACCCAGGCGCAGATGGACGCCGACCAAAAGCGCAACGAACTGGTCAAGGAGGCGCGAGACGAGGTCGAGGCGCGCAAAGCGGCCTGGCAGGAAGCGATCGCCCGCGAAAAAGAGAGCTTTCTTGACAATCTTCGCCAGCGGGCCGGCGAGCAGGTCTACATCATCACCAGGCGGGTCCTTTCAGACCTTGCCAACGTCGATCTCGAGCAGTTCATCATCGACTCCTTCCTCAAACGTCTGCGGAGCATGGAGGATGAAGGCCTCGACCGGGTCGCGGCCCAGATGTCAGAATTGCGCAGGCTGGAAGCGGACGAAGCTGAAAAGTCTGCCCTGCCTAAACCTGAAGCGGCCATAACCACAGCCTTCGACATCGATGAAGACGCGCGCCGCCGCATCGAGCAGGCCGTGCATGAGCGCCTGGGCCCGAACGTACAGGTACGGTTCGAAGTGACTCCGAAGCTTATCTGCGGCATCGAACTCAAGACTCGCGGTTACAAGGCCGCGTGGAGCCTGCAGGATTATCTCGAAACCCTCGACGAGAGTCTTTCGCGGGCATTTACCGGCCGCGAACCGGAAGCCATGGAAGCCGGCCTTTGA